From one Candidatus Desulfatibia profunda genomic stretch:
- a CDS encoding paraquat-inducible protein A yields MNSTPITASNASLVSCHTCHLLSRLGPSQTIGRAVCPRCGTSLHRRKPNSIARTWALILSAYMFYIPANVLPVTVVTSLHKVQSDTIMSGVIYFMKTGMWPIALVIFIASIFVPIMKLVTLTYLLVSIQRKSSWRPHDRTRLYRIAEVVGRWSMVDIYVVTILVALVKLGAWATIKAGPGAVFFAAVVVITMFAAMSFDPRLIWDAMESNLQND; encoded by the coding sequence GTGAATAGCACACCCATAACCGCCTCAAACGCCTCACTGGTAAGCTGCCATACTTGTCATCTGCTCTCGAGGCTTGGGCCGTCCCAAACTATCGGCCGGGCCGTTTGCCCCCGTTGCGGAACGTCGTTGCATCGGCGCAAGCCCAACAGCATTGCCAGAACCTGGGCGCTGATCCTGAGCGCTTACATGTTTTATATCCCGGCCAACGTCCTGCCGGTTACGGTGGTCACGTCATTGCACAAAGTCCAGTCCGACACCATTATGAGCGGCGTAATTTATTTTATGAAAACCGGCATGTGGCCGATTGCATTGGTCATTTTCATTGCGAGCATCTTTGTGCCTATCATGAAGCTGGTAACCCTGACCTACCTTTTGGTATCGATTCAGCGTAAATCCAGCTGGCGGCCGCATGATCGTACTCGTCTCTACCGCATCGCCGAGGTGGTGGGTCGCTGGTCCATGGTGGATATATACGTCGTGACGATCCTGGTTGCACTGGTAAAACTAGGGGCCTGGGCGACCATCAAAGCCGGACCGGGAGCTGTTTTTTTTGCGGCGGTTGTGGTCATTACCATGTTTGCCGCCATGTCGTTTGACCCGAGACTGATCTGGGATGCCATGGAGTCTAACCTTCAAAATGATTAA